Proteins encoded by one window of Candidatus Stoquefichus sp. SB1:
- a CDS encoding SIS domain-containing protein: protein MFDVKKMIEEITSKKEIKNISFTGVGGSLACFYAPYYYVTREAKNVTTSYTSSNEFVHDTPSCIGENSIVVISSRGGNTAETVEAGRVAKKLGATVIGMTHEEGDNGIHEVSDYVILFKDLSEDVYEVSKTGYILRIAVETLHQVEGTGKYELMIDAMKKMNTLVPAAEKAIIPEAIQFSINYKNDNIIYTMGSGTAWSAAQQQQICILMEMQWINSAVIHTGEFFHGPFEITDPDTAFLLLKSTGKTKPLDERAISFLSQYNHHFTVIDGEKYGMNDLGEVSEYFDYDFHTAMLGVFNNLLADMRNHPLSKRKYMWKYKY from the coding sequence ATGTTCGATGTTAAAAAAATGATTGAAGAGATTACTTCAAAAAAAGAAATCAAAAATATTAGTTTTACTGGAGTAGGAGGTTCATTAGCTTGTTTCTATGCACCATATTATTATGTGACAAGAGAAGCTAAAAATGTGACAACAAGCTATACATCATCAAATGAATTTGTTCATGATACACCATCATGTATAGGGGAAAATTCAATTGTTGTGATTTCATCACGTGGTGGAAATACTGCTGAAACAGTTGAAGCTGGACGTGTTGCTAAAAAATTAGGAGCAACTGTTATTGGTATGACACATGAAGAAGGAGACAATGGAATTCATGAAGTTTCTGATTATGTCATCTTATTTAAAGATTTATCTGAGGATGTTTATGAGGTCAGCAAAACTGGATATATCTTACGTATTGCAGTTGAAACATTACATCAAGTTGAAGGAACTGGAAAATATGAATTGATGATTGATGCAATGAAAAAAATGAATACTCTTGTTCCTGCAGCTGAAAAAGCAATTATTCCAGAAGCTATTCAATTTTCAATCAATTATAAAAATGATAATATCATTTATACAATGGGATCAGGAACAGCATGGTCTGCTGCTCAACAACAACAAATTTGTATTTTAATGGAAATGCAATGGATCAACTCTGCAGTTATTCATACTGGTGAATTCTTCCATGGACCATTTGAAATTACAGATCCAGATACAGCATTCTTATTACTTAAATCAACTGGTAAGACAAAACCATTAGATGAAAGAGCAATCTCATTCTTAAGTCAATATAATCATCATTTCACAGTTATTGATGGTGAAAAATATGGTATGAATGATTTAGGTGAAGTCAGTGAATACTTCGATTATGATTTCCATACAGCAATGTTAGGTGTATTCAATAACTTACTTGCAGATATGAGAAATCATCCATTAAGTAAAAGAAAATATATGTGGAAATATAAATATTAA
- a CDS encoding pyridoxamine 5'-phosphate oxidase family protein, which translates to MFRKMRRYKQELSLQESQAVLMRGTSGVLAVLGDDDYPYAVPLSYLYDGSRIIFHMAKTGHKMDAIEKHSKVSFCVIDQDQIVEEKYTTYFRSVIVFGKAHILSEEIEKREAFENFAAKYSPRDEKGRKAEIQKLFQQTMIVVIEIEHMSGKEAIELKK; encoded by the coding sequence ATGTTTCGTAAGATGCGTCGATATAAACAAGAACTTTCACTTCAAGAAAGTCAAGCCGTTTTAATGAGAGGAACTTCAGGTGTATTAGCAGTGTTGGGTGATGATGATTATCCATATGCTGTTCCTTTAAGTTATTTGTATGATGGTTCAAGAATTATTTTTCATATGGCTAAAACAGGTCATAAGATGGATGCTATTGAAAAGCATTCAAAGGTTTCTTTTTGTGTCATTGATCAAGATCAAATTGTTGAAGAAAAGTATACAACATATTTTAGAAGTGTGATTGTTTTTGGTAAGGCTCATATTTTATCTGAAGAGATAGAGAAACGTGAAGCTTTTGAAAACTTTGCAGCTAAGTATTCACCTCGTGATGAAAAAGGCAGAAAAGCAGAAATTCAAAAACTATTTCAGCAGACAATGATTGTTGTTATTGAGATTGAACATATGAGTGGTAAAGAAGCCATTGAGTTAAAAAAGTAA
- a CDS encoding DMT family transporter, whose protein sequence is MSERRAHLYCGIVAVIWGLGFIAVERALVSFSCFEILFIRFMGSAILAWLLIIKKLNHIDKRTIQKGVFNGVLLFVAYALQTYAQTLTSVSNNAFLSASGVVMVPYFCYFVFKQKPTKRQMMSSCLCLLGVAILTSSQMTFQWGDLLALGCAVFFAAHLVSLQYTCVLEDSRVINAIQLGTCALLSLPCLCLFSKGPSHITTQSILACVYIVVFATFLCFFLQTKAQQVASASSCSVILSTESLFAVIFSAIILHEYIKMNIIVGGLFILISVILVQTSSLKIVSHRLLKRVKAYR, encoded by the coding sequence ATGAGTGAAAGAAGAGCCCATCTTTATTGTGGGATAGTTGCTGTGATATGGGGACTTGGATTTATTGCGGTGGAAAGAGCACTTGTTTCATTTTCTTGTTTTGAGATTTTGTTTATTCGTTTTATGGGATCAGCTATTTTGGCATGGCTACTCATTATTAAAAAACTGAATCATATTGATAAACGAACAATTCAAAAAGGTGTCTTTAATGGGGTTTTATTATTTGTTGCCTATGCACTTCAAACCTATGCACAAACACTCACAAGTGTAAGTAACAATGCATTTTTATCAGCATCTGGTGTTGTTATGGTCCCTTATTTTTGTTATTTTGTATTTAAACAAAAACCAACCAAACGTCAAATGATGAGTTCATGTTTATGTTTATTGGGTGTGGCAATTCTAACCTCGTCACAAATGACTTTCCAATGGGGTGATTTATTAGCTTTAGGGTGTGCTGTTTTCTTTGCAGCTCATCTTGTTTCTTTGCAGTATACATGTGTTTTAGAAGATAGTCGTGTGATTAATGCAATTCAGTTAGGAACATGTGCCTTGCTATCTTTGCCTTGCCTCTGTTTATTTTCCAAAGGACCAAGTCATATAACAACTCAATCTATTCTTGCTTGTGTTTATATTGTTGTATTTGCGACATTTCTTTGTTTCTTTTTACAAACAAAAGCACAACAAGTTGCAAGTGCTAGCAGTTGTTCAGTGATTTTATCAACAGAGAGTTTATTTGCTGTTATTTTTTCAGCGATTATACTCCATGAATATATTAAAATGAATATTATTGTTGGTGGTTTATTTATTCTTATTTCAGTAATCCTTGTTCAAACATCCTCCCTTAAAATTGTTTCACATAGATTACTAAAAAGAGTGAAAGCTTATCGGTAA
- a CDS encoding Cof-type HAD-IIB family hydrolase gives MDYQLIALDMDGTLLNHQHEITKRCLEMIEKAQKIGKQVVISTGRSLSEMQLYLDDLKMIRYMILESGACIYDLWQQKMIYQKTFDSREIEKIYQTLIEQDIMLHIFMDGYSYSLQECMHQMAKYQMGKYQEMFLQCVKPIKDVQEFFNKYQDHIEKVNFYHCSPQSREVSLQALEGIDVVKACVEISSLELTPKGVDKGVGIKHLCQYLDIPLVQTIAVGDSHNDLEMLKTVGLSIAMGNANEAVKAIADKVVSDCEHDGVVEAIEQNLL, from the coding sequence ATGGATTATCAATTAATTGCATTAGATATGGATGGAACACTTTTAAATCATCAGCATGAAATAACGAAAAGATGTTTAGAAATGATTGAAAAAGCTCAAAAGATAGGGAAACAAGTTGTTATATCAACAGGAAGATCACTAAGTGAGATGCAACTTTATTTAGATGACTTAAAAATGATAAGATATATGATTTTAGAGAGTGGTGCATGTATTTATGATTTATGGCAGCAAAAAATGATATATCAAAAAACGTTTGATAGTCGTGAAATAGAAAAAATTTATCAAACACTTATTGAACAAGATATCATGTTACATATTTTTATGGATGGATATTCGTATTCTCTACAAGAATGTATGCATCAAATGGCTAAATATCAGATGGGGAAATACCAGGAAATGTTTTTACAATGTGTAAAACCAATAAAAGATGTTCAGGAATTTTTTAATAAATATCAAGATCATATTGAAAAAGTGAATTTTTATCATTGTTCTCCTCAATCAAGAGAAGTCTCTTTACAAGCATTAGAAGGCATTGATGTTGTTAAAGCATGTGTTGAAATATCTTCATTAGAATTAACCCCAAAAGGTGTAGATAAAGGAGTAGGAATCAAGCATTTGTGTCAGTATTTAGATATCCCGCTTGTTCAAACAATTGCGGTAGGAGATTCACATAATGATTTAGAAATGCTAAAAACGGTAGGACTTAGTATAGCAATGGGAAATGCGAATGAAGCTGTCAAAGCGATTGCAGATAAAGTTGTGAGCGATTGTGAGCATGATGGTGTTGTGGAAGCTATTGAACAAAACTTGCTGTAG
- a CDS encoding HAD family hydrolase, translating into MKNIIFDIGNVLLRFQPYDYLSQFYNPDTVQQLMTIIFASPEWIELDKGTMMIEDVIGILTNRYPQYHDEIVFVLNHWTDMMTPIEKNVKLAYQLKDKGYALYLLSNFHTEAIKTVFHKYEFFKIFDGQMISAHVHLIKPDYQLYQLLLDKYALLPQESVFIDDSPANVKASIDLGITGIELPYLDDLEEKLIALQIL; encoded by the coding sequence ATGAAGAACATTATTTTTGATATTGGAAATGTCTTATTAAGATTTCAACCGTATGATTATTTAAGTCAATTTTATAATCCAGATACAGTGCAACAATTAATGACTATTATTTTTGCAAGTCCAGAATGGATAGAACTTGATAAAGGGACAATGATGATTGAAGATGTTATTGGTATTTTAACAAATAGATATCCTCAATATCATGATGAAATTGTATTTGTTTTAAATCATTGGACTGATATGATGACACCTATTGAGAAGAATGTTAAATTAGCTTATCAATTAAAAGATAAAGGCTATGCTTTATACTTACTATCTAATTTTCATACTGAAGCTATTAAGACAGTCTTTCATAAATATGAGTTTTTTAAGATCTTTGATGGACAAATGATTTCAGCCCATGTTCATCTTATCAAACCCGATTATCAACTTTATCAATTATTATTAGATAAATATGCTTTACTTCCTCAAGAATCTGTATTTATTGATGATTCTCCTGCTAATGTTAAGGCAAGTATAGATTTAGGCATCACAGGTATTGAGTTACCTTACTTAGATGATTTAGAAGAAAAACTTATTGCACTACAAATTTTATAA
- a CDS encoding HAD family hydrolase produces MKNIIFDIGNVLLDFQPEEYLLQYFDKTVMGDLMTIVFSSDEWIELDMGTMMLPEVMQSLTTRHPHYHDEIIFFLKNWTNMMVPIQQTVDILYELKDKHYQLYILSNFSTEAIDILYQRYSFFNLFDGAVISSQEKLVKPEEKIYQVLLDRYSLIPQESVFIDDLLSNVSTAERLGIHGIYLPYQKDLKTELMKMNIL; encoded by the coding sequence ATGAAAAATATTATCTTTGATATTGGAAATGTGCTCTTAGATTTTCAACCAGAAGAATATCTTCTACAATATTTTGATAAAACAGTTATGGGTGATTTAATGACAATTGTTTTTTCTAGTGATGAATGGATTGAACTGGACATGGGAACGATGATGTTACCAGAAGTCATGCAATCTCTCACAACAAGACATCCTCATTATCATGATGAAATTATCTTCTTTTTAAAAAATTGGACCAATATGATGGTTCCAATTCAGCAGACAGTTGATATTCTTTATGAGTTAAAAGATAAACATTATCAATTATATATATTGTCTAATTTTTCAACTGAAGCAATTGATATTCTTTATCAAAGATATTCTTTTTTCAATCTTTTTGATGGTGCTGTTATATCATCACAAGAAAAACTAGTAAAGCCAGAAGAAAAAATCTATCAAGTTTTACTTGATAGATATTCATTAATTCCTCAGGAATCAGTTTTTATTGATGATTTATTATCAAATGTAAGTACTGCTGAAAGATTAGGTATTCATGGTATTTATTTACCTTATCAAAAAGATTTAAAAACAGAGTTAATGAAAATGAATATTTTATAG
- a CDS encoding ATP-binding protein, which yields MIQRTIKKYVIDSLDLYPVIVLTGARQVGKSTLAISLQEEFDFHYVSLDDIDNRRMAIDDPKLFIQYHGYPLIIDEIQYAPILLEVIESICNKARIEQKKSTGLFILTGSQDFQMMRGVSQSLAGRATIINMSPLSVNEIRGVEEKPFKVNMETMKKKFIYRSIDELFKEIHRGYFPELYNRRNHSSEKYYSDYMHTYIDRDVSEIINLKEKLKFHNFMQILASLTGQQLNYASLSKEVEVSAVTIKEWLSVLQASGIIYLLQPYHEMSMKKRIVKAPKVYFTDTGLACYLAKLKDYESLLASHFAGAFMETFVVNEIRKSYLNNNQEFDAYYYRDNNQNEIDLILLENAQLTLIEIKKGVSFKLSDVKAFKQLKNSQYKIKESCILCNTEKNYPLSQNIFVMSVNVI from the coding sequence ATGATTCAAAGAACTATCAAAAAGTATGTTATTGATTCTCTTGATTTATATCCAGTTATTGTTTTGACTGGGGCGAGGCAAGTTGGGAAATCTACATTGGCTATATCTTTACAAGAAGAATTTGATTTTCATTATGTTTCTCTTGATGATATAGATAATCGTAGAATGGCTATTGATGATCCAAAACTATTTATTCAATATCATGGTTATCCACTGATCATTGATGAAATTCAATATGCTCCAATTCTTTTGGAAGTTATTGAATCTATTTGTAATAAAGCGAGAATTGAACAAAAGAAATCAACTGGTTTATTTATATTAACTGGTTCACAGGATTTTCAAATGATGCGAGGTGTTAGTCAATCATTGGCTGGTAGAGCAACAATTATTAATATGAGTCCATTATCTGTTAATGAAATAAGAGGTGTTGAAGAAAAACCATTTAAAGTTAATATGGAAACAATGAAGAAAAAGTTTATTTATCGTAGTATTGATGAATTATTCAAAGAAATTCATAGAGGATACTTTCCAGAACTTTATAATCGAAGAAATCATTCTTCTGAGAAATATTATTCTGATTATATGCATACCTATATTGACAGAGATGTGTCTGAAATAATAAATTTAAAAGAAAAGTTAAAATTTCATAATTTTATGCAGATACTTGCTAGTTTAACAGGACAACAGTTAAATTATGCTTCTTTATCTAAAGAGGTAGAAGTGAGTGCAGTGACGATTAAAGAATGGCTTTCTGTTTTACAAGCAAGTGGAATCATTTACTTGTTACAGCCTTATCATGAAATGTCTATGAAGAAAAGAATTGTAAAGGCACCTAAAGTTTATTTTACTGATACAGGTTTAGCGTGTTATTTAGCTAAACTGAAAGATTATGAAAGCTTATTAGCAAGTCATTTTGCAGGAGCATTTATGGAAACTTTTGTAGTTAATGAGATTAGAAAGAGTTATCTTAATAATAATCAAGAGTTTGATGCTTATTATTATCGTGATAATAATCAAAATGAAATAGATTTGATTTTATTAGAAAATGCTCAATTAACACTCATTGAAATAAAAAAAGGTGTTAGTTTTAAACTCTCTGATGTAAAAGCATTTAAACAATTAAAAAACAGTCAGTATAAAATCAAAGAATCATGTATTTTATGTAATACGGAAAAAAATTATCCTTTAAGTCAAAATATATTTGTCATGTCTGTGAATGTGATTTAA
- a CDS encoding PadR family transcriptional regulator, which yields MDDKIKRIYIPMTETGFYILFCLQDEMHGYNIIQKVSDMTNKEIQIGAGTMYGSLSKMEKDGLIRFTKEEGKRKCYMITELGQMILNIEIKRIERLYKNSRGVSL from the coding sequence ATGGATGATAAAATAAAACGTATTTATATACCGATGACTGAGACGGGATTTTATATTTTGTTTTGTTTGCAGGATGAGATGCATGGTTATAACATTATTCAAAAAGTAAGTGATATGACAAATAAAGAAATCCAAATCGGGGCTGGAACAATGTATGGGAGTCTTTCTAAAATGGAAAAAGATGGACTGATTAGATTTACAAAAGAAGAAGGTAAAAGAAAGTGTTATATGATAACTGAATTAGGACAAATGATTCTAAATATTGAGATAAAACGTATTGAAAGGTTGTATAAAAATAGTCGAGGGGTGAGTTTATAA
- a CDS encoding DUF2812 domain-containing protein — protein METKILRRFFGLADFLDEQKFLEEQHRQGWKFKSYSYMTKYVFEKCEPEEYIYRLDYNENNQDEEAYIQIFSDCGWEYIMKFQTWYYFRKKKSTLNVQDNEIFSDNDSKIDMIKKVMWRQTFIVIPMLFFLGYFLSFINWQNDTVFRTIMIVYTLIMTFLLTISVRNVIKLNKLIHELTHPLDE, from the coding sequence ATGGAAACAAAAATTTTAAGAAGGTTTTTTGGATTGGCTGATTTTTTAGATGAACAAAAGTTTTTAGAAGAACAGCATCGTCAAGGATGGAAATTTAAAAGTTATAGTTATATGACAAAGTACGTTTTTGAAAAATGTGAGCCTGAAGAATATATTTATCGTTTAGATTATAATGAAAATAATCAAGATGAAGAAGCCTATATACAGATATTTTCTGATTGTGGCTGGGAGTATATTATGAAGTTTCAAACATGGTATTATTTTAGAAAGAAAAAATCAACACTTAATGTTCAAGATAATGAAATATTTAGTGATAATGATTCGAAAATAGATATGATTAAAAAGGTGATGTGGCGACAAACATTTATAGTCATACCAATGCTTTTTTTCCTAGGATATTTTCTGTCATTTATAAATTGGCAAAATGATACTGTATTTAGAACAATTATGATTGTTTATACACTCATTATGACATTTTTATTAACCATTAGTGTAAGAAATGTTATTAAGCTTAATAAACTCATCCATGAACTTACTCATCCATTAGATGAATAA
- the rbr gene encoding rubrerythrin: MPTLKGSKTANNLLHAFAGESQARNRYTYYSSIAKKEGYVQIANIFEETANQEKEHAKRLMKLLNAELKGEALHVEGDFPIMLGTTAECLKAAAAGENEEWTDMYPEFAKIADEEGFPEIANVCRSIAVAEKMHEARYLKLLENLENGTVFEKAETVTWKCNNCGFIYEGTKAPERCPACDHPQAHFEAYTFFKG, translated from the coding sequence ATGCCTACATTAAAAGGATCAAAAACTGCTAACAACTTATTACATGCTTTTGCTGGAGAATCTCAAGCAAGAAATCGTTACACTTATTATTCATCAATTGCTAAAAAAGAAGGATATGTACAAATCGCTAATATCTTTGAAGAAACTGCTAACCAAGAAAAAGAACATGCCAAAAGATTAATGAAATTATTAAATGCTGAACTTAAAGGTGAAGCATTACATGTTGAAGGTGATTTCCCAATCATGTTAGGAACAACTGCAGAATGCTTAAAAGCTGCTGCTGCTGGTGAAAATGAAGAATGGACAGACATGTATCCAGAATTCGCTAAAATTGCTGATGAAGAAGGATTCCCAGAAATCGCTAATGTATGTAGAAGTATTGCTGTTGCTGAAAAAATGCATGAAGCAAGATATTTAAAATTATTAGAAAACTTAGAAAATGGAACTGTTTTTGAAAAAGCTGAAACAGTGACTTGGAAATGTAATAACTGTGGATTTATTTATGAAGGAACAAAAGCTCCTGAAAGATGTCCAGCTTGTGATCATCCTCAAGCTCATTTTGAAGCTTATACTTTCTTTAAAGGATAA
- a CDS encoding Fur family transcriptional regulator encodes MAETKLRYSKQRETIYDVLKDDCSHPNVDRIYMNVRKIIPDISLGTVYRNLNLLADQKRIIRLDVGDGVVHFDARIEPHYHLVCDQCGSIQDLFLDDALISPLIDKVQDICDDQITSAEILFHGTCRHCLKTKH; translated from the coding sequence ATGGCTGAGACAAAATTAAGATACTCTAAACAAAGAGAAACTATCTATGATGTCTTGAAAGATGATTGTTCACATCCTAATGTTGATCGTATCTATATGAATGTTCGTAAAATCATTCCTGATATAAGCTTAGGGACCGTTTATAGGAATTTGAATTTACTTGCTGATCAAAAAAGAATTATCCGTTTGGATGTTGGTGATGGTGTTGTCCATTTTGATGCACGAATTGAACCACACTATCATTTGGTTTGTGATCAATGTGGTAGTATTCAAGATTTATTTTTAGATGATGCTCTTATTTCCCCTCTTATCGATAAGGTTCAAGATATCTGCGACGACCAGATTACTTCTGCGGAGATATTATTCCATGGAACTTGTCGCCACTGCTTAAAAACGAAACATTAG